The window CTTCAGGAGCTCGTTGAAGGCGAAGAAGCCTTCCCGCTTGGGGAAGCCTAGGGGAAGCTTGTCCCTTTTGGCCTTCAGGGGGTAGAGGAGGTTCTTGGGGAAGGGGAGGAAGTCCTTAATCCCCGTGACCACCACCCGCTTTACGGGCGTTTCCTTCTCCACTTCCAGGAAGCGGGGCAGGAGGTGGTCCAGGATGACCAGGGTTTCCGCCCCGGCGTCGGCGAGCTGGTGCCTAAGCTCCCTGGGGGTGTAGAGGGGGTTCACGTTCACCCCCACGCCCCCCGCCAAGAGGGTGCCGAAGAAGGCCAGGACGAACTGGGGCGTGTTGGGGAGCATGATGGCGACCCGCTCCCCTGGCTTCACCCCTAGGTCCTGTAGCCCCCGGGCAAAGCGGCGGGCCAGGTCCCAGGTTTCCCCGTAGGTCAGGGTTTTCCCCAAGAACTCCAGGGCCACGTTCTTGGGAAAGCGCTGGGCGCTTTCCTCCAAAAGGCGCCAAAGGGGGATGGGGGGGACCTCTACCTCCGCGGGGACGCCTGGGTCGTAATGGGCCAGCCAAGGCTTGGTGCGGACTTCGGACATGCTACCCTCCTTTGCCCCCCAGGTTACCAAGCACTTTATACCGCGTTCAAGACCATGGGCTGGTGTAGCATGGATGGCGGAGGTTTCCTATGCGCTTCCGTGACCGCCGGCACGCCGGAGCCCTTTTGGCCGAGGCCTTACAACCCCTAGGCCTGGAGCGTCCCGTGGTCTTGGGGATACCCCGGGGCGGGGTGGTGGTGGCGGAAGAGGTGGCCCGGCGTCTGGGGGGTGAGCTGGACGTGGTCTTGGTGCGCAAGGTGGGGGCGCCCGGCAACCCCGAGTTCGCCCTGGGAGCGGTGGGGGAGAAGGGGGAGCTCATCCTGCGCCCCTACGCCCTCCAGTATGCGGACCCGAGCTACCTGGAAAGGGAAGCGGCCCGGCAGAAGGACGTGATCCGCAAGCGGATGGAGCGCTACCGCAAGGTGCGTCCCAAGGTCCCCTTGACGGGGCGGGACGTGGTCCTGGTGGACGATGGCATCGCCACCGGTTCCAGCATGGAAGCGGCCCTTTCCGTGGTTTTGGCGGAAAGCCCCAGGCGCGTGGTGGTGGCGGTGCCCGTGGCGAGCCCGGAAGCGGTGGAAAAGCTAAAGGAGCGGGCGGAGGTGGTGGCCCTTTCCACGCCTCCCGACTTCGCTGCCGTGGGGGCCTACTACCTGGACTTCAGCGAGGTCACGGACGAGGACGTGGAGGCCCTTCTGCTACAATGGGCGGCATGAAGCCCGTGGTCAAGCAGGCGGCGAGCGTGGAGGCCCGCCCCGTGGAGCGGGGGGAGAAGGCCTTCATCCAGGTGCTCATAGGCCCCGAGGACGGGGCCCCTCACTTCATCACCCGCAAGTTCACCCTCCTCCCCGGGGGACGTATCCCCAAGCACAAGCACCCCACCATTGAGCACGAGCAGTACGTGCTTTCCGGGCGGATGAAGGTCTTTTTGGGGGAGGAGGTGCGGGAGGTTTCCGCCGGCCAGGCGGTCTACATTCCCCCGGACACCCCCCACGCCTACGTGAACGAGGGGGATGAGCCCGTGGAGTTCCTCTGCGTCATCCCCAAGACGAGCGCCTACGCCACGGAGTGGCTGGAGTAGCTTTAGGCCCGCACCTCCTGCCGCTGGAAGGCCACGTAGGCCAGGGTGAAGAGGAGGATCACCAGGGCGAAAAGCCCGGTGAGCTGGGGCCAGACGAGGAGGAGGCTTTGCCCTAAGGGCAGGGGGGTGCCGAGCACCGCCCCCTCCAGCTGGGTGATGAGGATGGGCCCCAGGGAGCGCACCGCCGGGTTCAGGACGGCGGTGAGGGTTTCGGCGTAGAGGGTGTTGGGGGAAAGCCGGGAGATCCAGAGGGCCAGGTTGGCCTGCCTTAGCTGGCTTTCCGGGTCAAAGGGGTCGGCTTGGAGGAGGAGGGCGTTGGCTGCCAGGTCGGTGAGGATGGGGAAGAAGACGGCGAAGAAGAGCCAGACCCCGATGGCGGCCAAGGCGGCGGTGGCGGGCTGGCGGAAAAGCACCGAGAAGAGAAGGCCTAGGGCGAGCCAGACCCCAGCGTAGGCCAGGGTAGCCAGGAGGAAGAAGAAGGCCCGGGCCATCTCCTCGGCCTCCGGGGGCACGCCCAGGGTGAAGAGCCCAAGGCCCACCACCAGGAGGAAGAGGGCCAGGAGGAGGACCGCCAGGGTGCCGAGCCCCGCCAAGAACTTGCCGAAGAGGAGGGCGTCCCGGTAGATGGGCTGGGAGAGGATGCGGGAGAGGGTGCCCCGGGCGTACTCCCCGTTCACGGCGTCAAAGGCCAAGGCGATGGCGGCCAACGGGACGAAGAAGGAAAGGAAGCCCACGAAGGAGGGCAAGGGGTCCTGGGCCGTGGTGAGGAGCTTGAGGTAGAGGTAGGGGTCTTCCCCCACGGTCTGGCGCAGGGTCTGGGTGCCCGTGTACAGGGCGGCCAGGGCGGAGAGGAGGATGAGGGCCTCGAGGATCCGCATCCTGAGCCCCGAGAGGTGGTCGGCCATCTCCTTGAAGAAGACGGCCCAAAGCCCGGTCCAAGGGGAACCTTCACGCCGCATGGGCCACCTCCTTAAAGTAGTGGGCGTAGACCTCGTCCAGGCTCGGCTTGCGCAAGGCGAGGCCGTAGAGGCTACCCCGCTCCACGGCGATGCGGGCGAGTTCGGGCCTGAGGTCCCGGGTGGCGAGGATGCGGTAGCGCCCTTCCCCCGCCTCCACCTTGGCCACCCCGTCCAAGGCGGCGAAGGCCTCGGCGAGGCCCGGGCCCGCCTCCACCAGGATCTCGTACCCGCCCCCGAGGACCCGTTGGGCGAGCTCCTCCACCGTGCCCAAGAGGGCGAGCCGCCCCTTGTGGAAAAGCCCCACCCGGTCGCAGATCTCCTGCACCTGGTGCAGGAGGTGGCTGGAAAGGAGGACGGTGATGCCCTCCTGCTTGAGGCCCTTGATGAGCGCCAAGAACTCCCGGGCGGCCTCGGGGTCCAGTCCCAGGGTGGGCTCGTCCAGGATGGCCACCTTGGGCTTTTTGAGGAGAACCTCCGCCAGGCCGAGGCGCTGGCGCATCCCCCGGCTGAAGGCGGCGACCCGCCGGTCCCTTACCTCCCAAAGCCCCATGCGCTTTAGGACCTCCTCAATCCGGGCCTTGGCCTCGGCCTCGGAAAGGCCGAGGAGCCTTGTGGTGTAGCGCAGGTTCTCCCAGGCGGTGAGTTCTCCGTAGAAGCCCACCTGGTCCGGGAGGTAGCCCACTTTGGCCTTCACCTTCAGGGGTTCCCGCATGGGGTCAAGGCCCAGGACCCGGGCTTCGCCTGCGGTGGGCTCGGTGAGGCCCAGGAGCATGAGGATGGTGGTGGTCTTGCCCGAGCCGTTGGGGCCTAAGAGGCCGAAGACCTCCCCCTCCGCCACCTCCAGGTTCAGGTCCTCCACGGCCACCACCCGGCCGTAGCGCTTGGTGAGGCCGCGGGTTTGGATGATCGCCATGCTACCTCCGGCCGAAGCGGTTCACGGCGAAGCCCAGGACCAGAAGGGCCACGGCCATGATGCCCACCCCCACCAGGCCCCAGAGGCTGGAGCGGACCACGGTGGCCCGGTAGTCCAGGCTTTCGGACACCCCCTCGTCCCCCGAGAGGGAAAGGGTCACCATGTAGTCCCCCGTGACCGCCTTGGGAGAAGGCTTGATGCGGGCGGTCACCTCCTGTTCCTGGCCGGGGTCCAGGGCTTCCAGCTTCTCGGGCTCAAACTTCACCTCCCAGCCCGAGGGTTCCATGGCGCTGAAGGAGAGGTTCTTGGCGGGGGCGCTTCCCTCGTTCTTCACCAAGAGCTTCACGGCGTTTTCCCGGCCCGCCACCACCTGCCCGGAAAGCCGCCCTTCCTTGGTGGTGAAGCGCACCTCGGGCCGCCCCGTGACCTCCAGGGTAAGGGCGAGCTCCGCCTTGGCCTCCCCCGCCACCGCCCGTAGGGTGAGGCCGTAGGTGTCCGCCTTGGTGTCCCTAGGCAGGGAGACCTCCACGTCCAGGTCCTTGCTCTCCCCGGCCTTGAGGGGCAGGCTCGTCACCTGCTGGCTGG is drawn from Thermus hydrothermalis and contains these coding sequences:
- a CDS encoding phosphoribosyltransferase — translated: MRFRDRRHAGALLAEALQPLGLERPVVLGIPRGGVVVAEEVARRLGGELDVVLVRKVGAPGNPEFALGAVGEKGELILRPYALQYADPSYLEREAARQKDVIRKRMERYRKVRPKVPLTGRDVVLVDDGIATGSSMEAALSVVLAESPRRVVVAVPVASPEAVEKLKERAEVVALSTPPDFAAVGAYYLDFSEVTDEDVEALLLQWAA
- a CDS encoding cupin domain-containing protein; translation: MGGMKPVVKQAASVEARPVERGEKAFIQVLIGPEDGAPHFITRKFTLLPGGRIPKHKHPTIEHEQYVLSGRMKVFLGEEVREVSAGQAVYIPPDTPHAYVNEGDEPVEFLCVIPKTSAYATEWLE
- a CDS encoding ABC transporter permease, with translation MRREGSPWTGLWAVFFKEMADHLSGLRMRILEALILLSALAALYTGTQTLRQTVGEDPYLYLKLLTTAQDPLPSFVGFLSFFVPLAAIALAFDAVNGEYARGTLSRILSQPIYRDALLFGKFLAGLGTLAVLLLALFLLVVGLGLFTLGVPPEAEEMARAFFFLLATLAYAGVWLALGLLFSVLFRQPATAALAAIGVWLFFAVFFPILTDLAANALLLQADPFDPESQLRQANLALWISRLSPNTLYAETLTAVLNPAVRSLGPILITQLEGAVLGTPLPLGQSLLLVWPQLTGLFALVILLFTLAYVAFQRQEVRA
- a CDS encoding ABC transporter ATP-binding protein gives rise to the protein MAIIQTRGLTKRYGRVVAVEDLNLEVAEGEVFGLLGPNGSGKTTTILMLLGLTEPTAGEARVLGLDPMREPLKVKAKVGYLPDQVGFYGELTAWENLRYTTRLLGLSEAEAKARIEEVLKRMGLWEVRDRRVAAFSRGMRQRLGLAEVLLKKPKVAILDEPTLGLDPEAAREFLALIKGLKQEGITVLLSSHLLHQVQEICDRVGLFHKGRLALLGTVEELAQRVLGGGYEILVEAGPGLAEAFAALDGVAKVEAGEGRYRILATRDLRPELARIAVERGSLYGLALRKPSLDEVYAHYFKEVAHAA
- a CDS encoding NEW3 domain-containing protein, which produces MVRKLLPLVVLLLGFTLAQGFRGLSLGTPYPEMGVQPGESVNLTLTLKNYGLPPGVVRLALAEVPQGWQASLIGGGRLVRAVYLPTDGETTLTLRLQPPREVRPGTYRFLVRAEGLGQAASLPIALVVGQGLPQRLSLEAELPVLKGPPTSSFRYRVTLKNESDRDLLVSLEYEAPKGFQVTFTPAFSSQQVTSLPLKAGESKDLDVEVSLPRDTKADTYGLTLRAVAGEAKAELALTLEVTGRPEVRFTTKEGRLSGQVVAGRENAVKLLVKNEGSAPAKNLSFSAMEPSGWEVKFEPEKLEALDPGQEQEVTARIKPSPKAVTGDYMVTLSLSGDEGVSESLDYRATVVRSSLWGLVGVGIMAVALLVLGFAVNRFGRR